GTGTCAGTAGATTGTTGTCCCAACGACATCATAATTTAATGAAGAAGAATTATACCTCAACTAGTATAGAACCAACATCATTGCTTTTGGTTGACACTCTCCAACTTTTTACTGGTTTTATCAAAAAAAATCTCATACACAAAGTTTGCTCATTCAATGATTTTGGTGATCCTTTTGTAGCCAGGCTATGTTAGAAGGTGTACTAGAATATTACATTGCTCAATGCTAGATGTTCCATGGGTACGTGATGAGGATAAAGGAAAATGTATTAAATTACACGTGCTTGCAATTTGTTCTCCTTCGGGAACTATGGAGGAAGAACTCCTGAGGTTTCTCTGCTATACCAAATGCAGACACTGGGCAAAGGGCAGGCAAACACCTCCACATGGAGGCACTAGTTAGGGGAGAAAACTTTGAGAGggaatagagaaagaaaacataattttttgacTTGTAAGAGAAATAAACAGTTAGAGAAGGATCTAAAAATGAGAGTTAAGGAGTTTTGGCTGGGGGATGGGTCTGAGCTCCTCagatgggagtgggagtggtgggggaaaggagcagggaggggaagaaggcAGATGGAGGCTGCTGATGGTGCCatggggagaaggaggtgggcaggggctgaGGGCGGGAGTGAGGGAAGCTGATGTTCCAGGGAGGGGAGGGTAGGTGGGTCTTcaacaaaaagtggaaaaaatgttttcctgGATGTCTCTGCAGAGAAGatctacaaatggccaacaagcacatggaaagatgctcaacatcatttgtcattagggacatgcaaattaaaaccacagtagtGTACCACTTTATACCTATTGGGATAGCTATAATAAAGACACAGAACATAAGTGttgagaggaagtggagaaattggaaccctcattcattgctggtgggaatgtaaaatggttcagctgtGGTAGAGAACAGTTTGGCAGATCCTCAGAAACTtacacatagaattaccatatgatccagcaattctactcaagaatatatacccaaaataattgaaaacaggtTTTCAAACaagaacttgtacatgaatgttcatagcactattcacaatagtgaaaagctagaaacaacacaaatttccacTGCCTGATGAATGGAAACAAAAAGTGATTatttccatataatggaatattatccagccgtAAAAATGAAATGCAGTACTTCTATGTGCTACAACGTGGATAGACCTCAAAAatatgctaagggaaagaagccagacacaaaaggtcacatattgtactATTGCATTTATATAATGTCCATAACAGACAAATCCatcaagacagaaagtagagtagtAGTTGTCAGGGCCTGcaaggagggaggaatgggaggTGACTGCTTAACAGGTGGGAGCTGTTCTTTTGGCGTGATGAGGATGTTTGGAACTAGATAGCCTTgaggttgcacaacagtgtgaatatacaaatgccactgaattgtacactttaaaatcgTTAAAATCTTGAATCAAGTGTTATGTgatttttacctcaattaaaaaaaaatttactaggaATTATAAAGatactccatttcctcctcctcatccttttGGCATTTTCTCCACAGATTGATTATGAGTTGGTCTGTTGTcactttatgtttttttgtggGTAAGACAAACCAGAGATCTGTAATACTTAGATAAGAGAAACTACATTCTGATTTTGAAAagttgttttaaacatttttctggaTAAAATTATCACTCCTCTATTTCTATTTTAGGATGTTTAGAGCTCAATCACTAACTATCTGTTACAAGAGGAGAGAAATTATCACCAGCGGGAAACTGATTCTTTCCTTGTTGAATAGTTCAGCTCACCTCTGATCTTGTGTGACATGATCTTCTAGTCAAGTGTGAATTCTGAGTACGTTCCTCGGCTTTCACAAGAGGATATTCTTAAACTTGATTGTGTGAAAAGATATGTTTTGAGATCCCAAACGTTTGACTTTTTGGCCAGTCATTTGCCACCACTGCAAGTCTGAGAGGGAAACATGCAGAGTGATGTCCACCTGACTCACACATAGTCCGGTCCTGCTCATCAGGGCTGCAGGCATCATTACTCTGACTTTGGCTCCAAGTCCCTGGTGAATTCCCCACCCTATAGAGCTGGGCTGGACCATGTGTGAGTCACATGGGTGACCTTTGCACCTCTGGCCTAAGGCCTGTCTGATCCCATGGGCACAGCAAATTCTGTAACTTACAACTTCCCTTCCCCTCTTTTCTCACTGATTGCAGAAAAGCTTAGACATATAGTTGTAGATTTTAGCAAAGAAATAGACTTTCTTGGCATAAGTTTTGTACACTTTCCTGACTCATGGTTCAATCTTTCTTTCTAATTCATATATGCAGGtatctgtttgtttttccatttgatGGCCTGTAGAGTGTATATATCTCTAAGTTGTAATTCACCTTTTTTAGAATAAGGCAGGGACGAAAAATAGAGTCTAGAGATGAAATCTTATCACTCTATTGCCTCAAAAGATAGTAGTACAGATATGTGGTCCTTCCTCCTGCTCCCTTACACatgaatgcacacacacatgcacaggcaCACACTGACATGCACATACAGACATTATGCAAGAGGCCATGCTCCAGTGCCCACTGTCTTCAGAATGAGGCCCTCTTGTGACACAGTCACTACTAAAGCTTTGCTTCAGAACTCCTCATCAGAACTCGACTCAGAGCAGCCTTCATCTCCTTGTTCCGCAGACTGTAGATGAGTGGATTCAGCATGGGAGTCACCACAGCATAAAACAGCACCACCAACTTGTCCTGCTCCGCTGAGGCTGTGGAGCTGGGCTGCAGGTAGGTAACCAAGGCCATCCCATAAGACATGGAGACCACAGTGAGGTGGGAGGCACAGGTCTCAAAGGCTTTGTGGCGTCCCCCGGTGGAGCGGATCCGCAGGATGGTGGCCACAATGTGGGTGTAGGACAGGGAGACCAGGCAGCAGGGCACCAGCAGCACCACCATGCTGGAGGCCATTATGACCACCTGGTTGAGGGTGATGTCAACACAGGCCAATCTGACCAGTGCCAATGTCTCACAGGACACATGGTTCAGCACGTGGTGCCCACAGGTGGGGAAGCGCATGGTGACCGCCGTCTCCACAGCAGAATTAGCCAGACCCACAAGCCAAGAGACGGATGACAGTGCTGCACAGCGCCCTTGGCCTATCACTGCCACATACTGCAGGGGGTCACAGATGGCCAagtagcggtcataggccattgcTGCCAGCACCAGGAACTCAGTGCCCCCCAGGGCCAGTGAGAAGAAGAGCTGTGTTGCACATCGGGTGAAGGAGATGGTCTTCTTCTCCAGGAGGAAGTGCACCAGCATCTGGGGGATCCCACTGGAGGTACAGCCAATGTCCACCACGGCCAGGTTgcagaggaagaagtacatgggcagGTGCAGTCGTGCATCCAGCACGATCAGGAGAATGATGAGCCCGTTGCCAACCAGGGTCAGCAGATAGATGGCCCCAAACAGGACAAAGAGTCCAGCCTGGATCTGCCTGTCACTGGAGAGCCCCATTAGGACAAACTCACTCACCCAGGTCAGGTTGTCCGTCATGGAGGAGGTGGGTCAGGCTGAtgggggaggagcaaagtcagggAGGGAGAAGTGATGTTCTTACCTTAGGAGGCTAAGATTAAGCCCTGGACTAGGACTGAGGCTGGAATTGGGACACCTCCACTCAGGTTCCTTAACCAAGGTGCTCAGGGACAATGTAATGAAGATACTGGAGAAAGGGACATTTGGATGTTCACACTAGACTGTGAAATTCTCAAGGATAAAGTCCTTGTTCTGATCATCCTTCTATGTCTAGGATCCAGCACAGTTAGTTACAGAGGAGATAAGCTATcaatgcagaagaaaagatagggaaaaaaatggtggagaaaagggaggaaaaatggtattcaaaaaaaagaaagtaaaagagaaagaaaaactaaggaaggaaggtagaaaatggaaaggaaggaaggacagtaGAGCCTCAGGAGGAAAGGAACCACTCTTCAGTGCGGGGAGCAGTGGGTAGAGTATTCTAATCAGGCACTTGAGACCTAGAGGGGTGCCCCAGGTTCCTCAGTCTTGTTCCTAAAGtctggattcagtttcttcacatttcttcttGGGTCCAGTCTAGTTCACTGCCTAGAAAGGAATCCTCTCATGTTGTTATCACTCCAGACGACACTTCAATCCTTTAAACCAATATCTGTTAAGCCCTTGCTCTGTGCATAGACTGTGCTGGACATCAGACAcctgtctgtgaaccaggaagacagaagaaaaagtCCTGCTTCCTTGGTTCTTATAATATAATCAGGGACACGTTAATAAgtacaaaaaattaattaagaatAGTTGTGCTaagagatatgaaggagaagaacGAGGTTACTAGTTGGTTAATTAAATTTGCAGCTGTAACTAAATTACTGCTGCAGTTATGCCTCCCTTCTCAATAATGTGCTACGTATATAGTAATTGGCGagcatttattcagttatttaaataaataattaacaaaCTGATGTAATGAGAGCATTTGGAAACTAATGATATTCACATGTTACTACTGAGTACTAAGTGACTGAAATCCACTGAATCTTCTCAGAGGGAGTGAATTCTCCTTTCTTAGCTAAGACTGTGCTGGGTTATCTCCTTTCCAACATGTTGACCACCCTCTAACGCCATCAGTTTTTCTTCATAGAAATGTAATCTCAAAGAGTATTTCCTGCTCATAAAATAATTAGTAAATTAATTAACTCATTTGttaagaatatttattgagtatatgAGCCACTATGCTTTCAACCAACTTCTAGGAAATGCTGTCTTTCAACATTAGGAATTTGTGTTTAGAAAATCAGCAGTGCCACAGaatctaataaaaaaattttaaaaattggatcttGGTAAAgtctgtgagaatcaaatgagccAGCCAAACAAAGGACAAATGCAATAATACATCAGTGCTGAGAAAACCAGAACAGAGCCACAGAATCAAATACGACAGTATTGAAAAGCATCATCCAACTCACATGCCTTCTGGCTGGAAACAGTGGCCTGGGCTTTCATtggtggagggagagagcagagaagCTGGATGGAGCAGGCATTTTTTGCTTTCCACTCAGCCCTGGCTCCGCAGTGGCCAGAAGCTGTCACTGCAGAGACTGCTAAGAATAGAAAGTGGCTTTAGGTTCTCAGGGTTCGAGATGGGTTCTAGGGCCACAGCAAAGtagctggtggctggggttctgAGCACGGCCCTGGGGAGCTTTGTCCTTGTATCAGCAGAAGAAGTAACTCAGCTCTGATCTACTACAATCTGGAGACTCCTATAGTGTCTAGAATCAacactttgagaatcacagtTATGGATCCAGATTCCCTCCAGAAGGGCCCTGTTATTatataagagaatgaaaaatgacagaaatgaaAGGAAGCATAGAGATCACGTATTCCATCCatttcattttacagacaggaaatCAAGGACGtttttccaataatttttttatgttattttcagaTGATGGTAAACTATTTTGATTAATAGATAGCTTTATCCTCTGATTTTTGAGATAATTAGAGAATTTCATTCCACTTTGCTGGACTTAGTGAACATTTTCTGAGCTCTGGGTAGTGCCTGGTCCAGTGGCAGGTGCTGGGGTGATAGGGATGAATGCAGCCTGGTCTCGCTTTCCAGGAACAGCCTGGAAGGAGGATAGAGGGAGTGAGTCAGCATGACCTTATCAGAGTTTTCAAGGAAGCTGAAGTATCAAGTCCCATAACTGGAAACATAGAGTCGGACTATGTAAATAGTCAGGCAGATGTGTAGAAATAATAAAGTAGAAGCAAAGAAACAGTCAGTGCATTTGCTTCTTGAGAAAGTAGATGGGGTTTAAGGTGTATACAGAAAGGTAGTAAGGAGACTTCGATTTCAACCTGTATCAATAAATCATAAGATATCATTATAAATCACCACCTTTTTGAGACGTAGTTTCTTCACCTGCAGAATGATCAAGTGAGGTAAACAGCAAGATTTCTCCCAGCATTAAAGATCTGCACTAAATGAATATACGTAAGATGTAGTTTAAAGCAGTATGAAAAAGACTAAGAAATTCTTCATTCTTTGTTCACTCTCAGTATGCATAGCTAGTGTGACTGCAGGTAATTAGAGGTTACTGGTTACTGGGTGTGGGGACCAAAGCATTCATATCACACATAACTGTTTGGGGAGGTGCCAATGAATGGCAACAGGTTGACTTGAAAACCAGAGGCTAAAGAAATAGGGAAGGGGCCATACACATAGAAATGGGAGACCCGCTTGGATCAAGGCTGAAAGACTTGTAGCCTCTGATACACGAGCTTATTTCCAAAGTCAGTCTCAGATCTTTCCTAGAGTGGGATGACCACTAGTACTAAGTTGTCCATGAGACCAGGGACCAAACCTGCCTTAGTTCCACAGGGATTATGCTTCTTCATGATTGAGAATATTCACCATCCTCTTTTTCAAGAAAAGATGGTGTCTACGTCTATCTTTGTTTTATACCAAGCCCAGCCCTTGTCCATTCCTTCTTCTTATGTCTAAGGTAAGGCAGATGCTGTAAGGCCAAAGAAAGAGCCTTATACATTTCACCTACaatctttagttctttgaatgtATGTCTGTATATATTGAGCACTTCAGTTTATATTGTTGATTGGCTGATTGGCCAAGATCCAGGACTCTTTTGAGTGGCTTGAAAACAGAGTTTCATCCTCCAGGTCATGGGAAGAATCAAAGAGCCTCCAACTACAATCAGTGAGAAAAACACATAGATGATCCCAGGGCAGTCCTGGCAGCTCCTGGGGATTTGGTCTCTATCCTCTCACCACCTCCTCTTAACCTTCCCTGTGGGGGACTCACCGAGGCTGAGTGCTCATCTCATGCACAGAACTCATTTTGGATGTGGGTAGCTCATCTCTCAGGAAGTCCTTGAAGCAGTtgtccttcctcttcctggggGTGGAGGTTTTACTTTATCAGTCTTAGGTGATAACTTTTCAGAACCTAAGAATCCCCAGAGGGCAATTACTTGATCTTGGTGTATTCCTTTACTCATTCTTCCTCCCTACCCCCACTTCTCGGCAACCACAGCTCCCCACTCTTCTAAATTTCCTAGGcgataaacatttgaaaaaattttatcTTAACTTTTAATTGTCCTTCTAGTTCTCAGGCTAATGAGCCCTTCTCTTTACTGTTTTGAGTCTTTCACTGCCCTTCAAGACTATGGTATTGTTAGGTACTTTTCGCAGGAGTCAGGAGACAGGAATATCTGCTACTCTGACCTGGGGAAGGGATTGAGATTAATCGGGAAGAAGAGAAATTAAAGTCTCAGAGCCTGATCTCCTTCCTAAGGGAAGAAGATGAATGcgctttctcctctctttccacaCATGTAGTTTAGTGACTGGGGAGTGGCGAGTAAGCATTGCACAGTAGAAACATCATATCCAGAGCTTGGAGGCCTTTAAGAAGTCCGGAGTTCACAGATGTTAAAAGATTTCCATAGGTTCCATTGGCTCATTGGTGGTCTTCATATCACATTCTTGTtgagttttgtttcctttgcataTTTTCATACCACAAGAAGCTCTTTTGGCTTTCATTGTGCTTGATCTCCCCATTCTTGATCATCTTCCACAAAGTTTCAACCCCTTGACAGAAATTCCTAGAAGGAATAGAGCAAACAATGAGTCAGGATGGAGTTTTATTCTCAATATTTTCCTATCGGTTTCTTATGTAATAGAACATGGGTCTTTATTAAGATGGCAGAGCCACTGTTAGTGAGTAACCTACAAGAATTTTTCTGTAATAATTAGCCAATATCCACAAGGTAAAGGTTACATTATCTTGAGGATTTGTGACTTCAATGACAATGGACTGAGGAACGGTAGTTTCACTTCCTGCTCTTCCTTTTGCACAGGACATGTAGAATCTCACTTTCACCTTTGCTCTTTCCGGCATCCAGCTGAGCACAGGACCCAAAGTACCTAAAGCTCTCCCAACCTCAGTGTCCATCGAAAGGAGAAACTGATGGGACCTTCTGACTGAGAGTTAGAGCCAAAAGTTGAGAAGATGGCAGAGGTAAAAAGAAGTCTGAGGACACCGTGAGGGAGATCAGAAAGCGAGAGTGATGTCTGAGACATGGGACTCCTCATACACGTCAAAAGTACACTTGGTGTGAAGTGATTAGGTGActcagaagggaaagagaaagaactgTCGCATAGCATCTTCCTGAAAACACAGTCTGGAAGTCTGA
The nucleotide sequence above comes from Diceros bicornis minor isolate mBicDic1 chromosome 3, mDicBic1.mat.cur, whole genome shotgun sequence. Encoded proteins:
- the LOC131422465 gene encoding olfactory receptor 2F1-like → MTDNLTWVSEFVLMGLSSDRQIQAGLFVLFGAIYLLTLVGNGLIILLIVLDARLHLPMYFFLCNLAVVDIGCTSSGIPQMLVHFLLEKKTISFTRCATQLFFSLALGGTEFLVLAAMAYDRYLAICDPLQYVAVIGQGRCAALSSVSWLVGLANSAVETAVTMRFPTCGHHVLNHVSCETLALVRLACVDITLNQVVIMASSMVVLLVPCCLVSLSYTHIVATILRIRSTGGRHKAFETCASHLTVVSMSYGMALVTYLQPSSTASAEQDKLVVLFYAVVTPMLNPLIYSLRNKEMKAALSRVLMRSSEAKL